The Tachyglossus aculeatus isolate mTacAcu1 chromosome 22, mTacAcu1.pri, whole genome shotgun sequence genome window below encodes:
- the GRK2 gene encoding beta-adrenergic receptor kinase 1 isoform X2, with protein MKELLACSHTFSKSATEHVQSHLMKHQVPPDLFQPYIEEICQSLRGAVFQRFIESERFTRFCQWKNVELNIHLTMNDFSVHRIIGRGGFGEVYGCRKADTGKMYAMKCLDKKRIKMKQGETLALNERIMLSLVSTGDCPFIVCMSYAFQTPDKLSFILDLMNGGDLHYHLSQHGVFSESDMRFYAAEIILGLEHMHNRFVVYRDLKPANILLDEFGHVRISDLGLACDFSKKKPHASVGTHGYMAPEVLQKGVAYDSSADWFSLGCMLFKLLRGHSPFRQHKTKDKHEIDRMTLTTTVEMPDSFSPELRSLLEGLLQRDVNRRLGCLGRGAQEVKEDPFFSTVDWQMVFLQKCPPPLIPPRGEVNAADAFDIGSFDEEDTKGIKLLDSDQELYRNFPLTISERWQQEVAETVFDAVNAETDRLEARRRAKNKQPGHEEEYALGKDCIMHGYMSKMGNPFLTPWQRRYFYLFPNRLEWRGEGESPQSLLTLEEIQAVEETLVKERRCLLLRIRGGKQFVLQCDSDPELDQWKKELREAYRQAQQLLQRVPKMKDKPRSPVVELSKMPLVQRGSANGL; from the exons ATGAAGGAGCTGCTGGCCTGCTCCCAC acGTTCTCCAAGAGCGCCACGGAGCACGTGCAGAGCCACCTGATGAAGCACCAAGTGCCGCCCGATCTGTTCCAG CCCTACATCGAGGAGATCTGCCAGAGCCTGCGGGGGGCCGTCTTCCAGCGGTTCATTGAGAG TGAGAGGTTCACCCGCTTCTGCCAGTGGAAGAACGTGGAGCTGAACATCCac CTGACCATGAACGACTTCAGCGTCCACCGCATCATCGGCCGCGGCGGCTTCGGCGAAGTGTACGGCTGCCGCAAGGCCGACACGGGCAAGAT GTACGCCATGAAGTGTCTGGACAAGAAGCGCATCAAGATGAAGCAAGGGGAGACGCTGGCCTTGAACGAGCGCATCATGTTGTCGCTCGTCAGCACCGGG GATTGCCCCTTCATCGTCTGCATGTCCTACGCCTTCCAGACGCCCGACAAGCTCAGCTTCATCCTGGACCTCATGAACG GGGGAGACCTCCACTATCACCTGTCCCAGCACGGCGTCTTCTCCGAGTCCGACATGCGCTTCTACGCCGCCGAGATCATCCTGGGCCTGGAGCACATGCACAACCGCTTCGTCGTCTACCGCGACCTGAAG CCGGCCAACATCCTGCTGGACGAGTTCGGCCACGTGCGCATCTCGGACCTGGGCCTCGCCTGTGACTTCTCCAAGAAGAAGCCCCACGCCAGCGT GGGCACCCACGGGTACATGGCCCCGGAGGTGCTGCAGAAGGGGGTGGCCTACGACAGCAGCGCGGACTGGTTCTCCCTGGGCTGCATGCTCTTCAAGCTGCTGCGGGG GCACAGCCCCTTCCGGCAGCACAAGACCAAGGACAAACACGAGATTGACCGCATGACTCTGACCACG ACCGTGGAGATGCCGGACTCGTTCTCCCCGGAGCTGAGATCTCTGCTGGAGGGTTTGCTGCAGAGGGACGTGAACCGCAGGCTGGGCTGTCTGGGCCGGGG GGcccaggaggtgaaggaggaccCTTTCTTCAGCACCGTCGACTGGCAGATGGTTTTTCTACAGAAG TGCCCGCCCCCGCTGATTCCGCCCCGCGGGGAGGTCAACGCGGCCGACGCCTTCGACATCGGCTCCTTCgacgaggaggacaccaaggggATCAAG TTGCTGGACAGTGACCAGGAACTCTACCGCAACTTCCCCCTCACCATCTCGGAGCGGTGGCAGCAGGAGGTGGCCGAGACGGTCTTCGACGCGGTCAACGCCGAGACGGACCGGCTGGAAGCCCGCCGGAGGGCCAAGAACAAGCAGCCGGGCCACGAGGAGG AGTACGCCTTGGGAAAGGACTGCATCATGCACGGCTACATGTCCAAGATGGGcaaccccttcctcaccccttgGCAGCGCAGGTATTTCTACCTGTTCCCCAACCGGCTGGAGTGGCGGGGCGAGGGCGAGTCTCCG CAGAGTCTTCTGACCCTGGAGGAGATCCAGGCCGTGGAGGAGACGCTGGTCAAGGAGCGCAGGTGCCTTCTGCTCAGGATCCGAGGAGGGAAGCAGTTCGTCCTGCAGTGCGAT AGCGACCCGGAGCTGGACCAGTGGAAGAAGGAGCTGCGGGAGGCCTACCGCCAGGCCCAGCAGCTGCTGCAGCGGGTGCCCAAGATGAAGGACAAACCGCGCTCGCCCGTGGTGGAGCTCAGCAAGATGCCCCTGGTCCAGCGGGGCAGCGCCAACGGCCTCTGA